The genomic interval CCGGCGGCAGCGAGACGTTGCGCGTCGCCAACGGCAGCCACGACACGGCCAGCGACTTGCGGATCGTCGGCGACGCGGAAGTAGTCGACATCGGCGGCGCGCCGACGCAAGTGATCGACGGCTCGACCGCCGTGGCGATCGAAATTTCCGCAACGGACACGCTGGAAGACCTTGTTGAAAATCTCAATGCCTCGGGCTTGCCGCTGGCGGCCAATTTGTTCCACGACGGCTCGGGGACGACGCCGTATCGGCTGTCGCTCACCGCGAGCGAGAGCGGCAGCGCGGGGCGTCTGCTCATCGACACGACGGCCGCCGGCTTCGCGCTCGACGAGATCGTCGCCGCGCAGGACGCGCGGCTGCTCTTCGGCTCGCCGGCCGCCGGCGGCATCGTCGCGTCGTCGAGCGACAATACGTTCGACGACTTGATCGGCGGCCTGTCGCTGACCCTGGGCGAACCGGCGGCCTCGCCCGTGACGATCAGCGTGACCAGCACCGATACGTCGATCGTGTCGGCCGTCAAGACGCTCGTCGACCAGTTCAACAAGCTGCGCGACAAGATCGACACCCACACGTTCTTCAACGAGGAAGACAACTCGACGGGGATCCTCTTCAGTTCGAACGAAACTC from Nitrospirota bacterium carries:
- the fliD gene encoding flagellar filament capping protein FliD; its protein translation is VIRAINAAGIGIRAEVNKSASGIVLHDTTGGSSNVIVANGDATNTADKLQLTVNAAQTSFDSGSLHRQFISRQTRLADYNGGHGVTAGKFVITDSDGATALIDTTGDGVETIGDVLDLINSAGIGVAASINDRGDGIRLVDTAGGSETLRVANGSHDTASDLRIVGDAEVVDIGGAPTQVIDGSTAVAIEISATDTLEDLVENLNASGLPLAANLFHDGSGTTPYRLSLTASESGSAGRLLIDTTAAGFALDEIVAAQDARLLFGSPAAGGIVASSSDNTFDDLIGGLSLTLGEPAASPVTISVTSTDTSIVSAVKTLVDQFNKLRDKIDTHTFFNEEDNSTGILFSSNET